The DNA window AGGCGCCGAGGCGGCCGGTGACGGGGCGGAGCTGCTGGACGAACTGCAGGCGGCGATCGGCCGGTACGTAGTGTTGCCGAGTGAGGAGGCTCTGACGGCGGTCACGCTGTGGGTGGCGGCCTCTCACATCCAGCCCGCCCTCCAGCACGCGCCGCGTCTGGCGGTGGTGGGACCGACCAAGGGGTGCGGCAAGTCCCGTGTCCTGGACGTGCTCCACGAGACGGTGCACCAGCCGATGATGACGGTGAACACCTCGCCGGCGGTGGTCTTCCGCGTCATCGGCAAGAACCCGCCGACCCTGTTGGTGGACGAGGCCGACACCATTTTCGGCCCCAAGGCGGGCGAGAAGGAGGACCTACGTGGCCTGCTGAACGCCGGGCACCAGCGCAACCGGCCCGCCTGGCGCATCTCCGGGCCGGAGCACAAGCCGACGGCGTTTCCCACCTTCGCCATGGCCGCGCTCGCGGGGATCGGCGACCTGCCCGACACGATCATGGACCGGGCGGTCGTGCTGCGCATGCAGAAGCGCAAGCCCGGCGAGCGGATCACACCGTTCCGATCCCGGTACTCCGTGCCTGAACTGCACGCGGTGCGCGACCGGCTGGCCGCGTGGCTGACGCCGCTGCGCGAGGCTGCCGGCCGTCTGGTGCCGAAGATGCCGGTCGAGGACCGGGCGGCGGATACCTGGGAGCCGCTGGTCATCGTCGCCGACTTGGCCGGCGGCCACTGGCCCGCGAAGGCCCGTGCGGCCTGCTTGGCGATGACTCGGCACGAGGCCGTCCAGGATGAGCAGACGACCCTGAAGACGCGGCTGCTGCGTGATATCCACCGCATCTTCGAACAGGAGGGCAACAAGGAGGCTCTGCGCTCGCAGGATCTGCTGGCCGCTCTCCTGGCAGACGCTGAATCTCCATGGCCGGACTACGGCACCAAGGGGCTGACCGCCTTCCACTTGTCGGCGCTGCTGAAGGACTTCGGTATCCGCCCGGCGAATCACCGCTTCGAGCAGGGCCGTCAGGCCAAGGCGTACGTCCGCAACCAGTTCCTCGACGCCTGGGCCCGCTACTGCCCCACCCCCGCCCAGCCGGCCCCCGCAGTCGGGCACGAGTTCGCGCCCGTACGTCCAGGCCAGGGCAAGCCGCCCGTTCCTCCGACCGGGTCGCTGCCCGTCGGCCCGCCCGGCGGCATCGCAGGCCCCAAGCCCACCCGCTGACCTACCTCCCCCTGGGCCCGTCTCAGTCCGTCCCGTCCGTCCCTGCGCAGGTCAGCGCGGGGACGGACTTCCTCACCGGGACGGAGATGTCCGTACCTGCACTCGAGTCCGTACCTGTCCTGACCAGCCATGGGACGGATGCGACGGACGTGACGAAGCCCTGCCCCATGCCACACCGGAGCATCACCATGCACGACAACAACGTGAACGACGCGCCTTCCCACCACCGCAGGGGACTGTTCAGGCTGGCCCGCCGAACAGCAGCAAGCTGGAGCGAACGAGCCTCTAACGAGGCTTCGTCCGCGCTTGCCCCCGTTCCAGGGGTGGCGGAGGAGAAGGCCGGGCGCCAGGGGGCGCCCGAGCCCGGGGAGGGGACGACCGAGCCCAGCACCACACCCGTCAGCGACCGCGCCGCCCCGCACCCCGAGCAGCATGCCGGTGCCCGACCGCCTGCCGAGCAGCCTTCGTGGCGCGAGCCCGACGCCCCGGCGCTACCTGCACTGATGAACCGCAAGCGCACCACCGAGAAGCGCGATCAGGAAAAGACCATCCGCTTCACCCCGACCGCGGTCCGCATCATCGCCGAGGAGGCCGAGCGGCGCGGTCAGAAGTTCGCCGGGTTCGTCGGCGACGCCGCGCTCGCTGTCGCGCTCGGCAAGGCGGGCATGGTCGGCAGCCCGGAGGACGATCCTGTCCGCCCGCTGATCGAGGCCGTCGAGGCTCACACAGTCGCGCTGAACCGCGTCGGCCGCAACCTCAATCAGATAACCGGAGCCATTCACCGAGGAACCGTTCCCGAGCAGGCCGAGGCTGTGCTCGCTCGCGTCGAGCGGACGGCCGAGAGCAGTTACCGGCTGATCGACCAGCTTCTGGTAGAAGGGGAAAGCCGTGGTGCCTGATGTATCCACCGGCTCCAGCACCTGCGGACTGATCAACTATCTCTTTGGCCCGGGCCGACGGGACGAGCACACCGACCAGCACATCGTCGCCGCCTGGGATATGGCAGGCGCCCCCGACCCCGGCCGTGACCCCGAAGCCACCCAGAGCCAGCTCGCCAGGCGCCTCGACCACCACGTCGACCTGCGCACGCGCGAGCTGGGTGGCAAGAAGCCGCCGCAGCACGTGTGGCACTGCCCCGTACGCACCGCCCCCGGCGATCGCTACCTCACCGACGCCGAGTGGGCCGAAGTCGCCCGCCGCGTCGTCGCGGCCACAGGCATCGCCCCCGAGGGCGACGAGAAGGCGTGCCGGTGGATCGCCGTACGGCATGCGGACGACCACATCCACATCATGGCCACCACCGTCCGCGCCGACGGGCGCCGGCCCCGCACCCACCGCGACGGACAGCGGGCCCAGGCCGAGTGCCGCAAGATCGAGGCCGAGTTCGGCCTGCGCCGCCTGAAGTCCGGTGATTTCACCGCGCCCCGCACCCCCACCGGCGCCGAACGCGCCAAGGCCGAGCGGCACGGCCAGACGGTCACAGCACGGCAGTGGCTGCGCGAGCAGGCGTACGCGGTCGCCGCCGCCGTACGCAACGAAACCGACTACTTCACCGTGCTGCGGTCCCTCGGCATCAAGGTCAAAACACGCCTCGGTCCGGAGACCGGCGACGTGATCGGCTACAGCCTCGCCGCACCTGGCGACACCAACGCGGCCGGCGAACCCGTCTGGTACGGCGGCTCCAAACTCGCTCCCGACCTCTCCATCAACCGCCTACGCGAACGCCTCCCTGCCCGGGAAGTGGCCGACCGTCCGCAGCATGCGGCGGATCCCGACGAGCCATGGCGGCACACCACTACCGCACTGCAGGCGGCGTACACCGTTCTCGGATCCAGTGATGATGCCGCTGCCCAGGGCTACCTGGCCGCCTTTGGCGATGCCCTGTACAACATCGCCAGTGCCACGACCGGCCCACACCGGACAGAACTGCGGGCGGCGGCGATGGCATTCAATCGTGCCCGCCGTTCGGCCACCCGCGCCGACCACCAAGCCGCCATCGGCCTGTGCAAGGCCGCCAAAGAACTGGCTTACGCCTCCAGCGAGCCGGGCGGGCTCGCCGTCGCCCTGCTCTTCGCCACCGTGCATCTGGCCCGCGCCGCCGCTTAGTGGCATGAACAACGCGGCCACGAACAGCAGGCCGCAGCGGCCGAGGAAGCCTTCCACCATCTACAGGTTGCCTACCAGCAGACCGCCACACCGGCCTTGGCGGACCTCGCCCTCCGCGCACCACGTGCCACAACCGCCGGCCGCTTCGAGCAGGACCTTCGTGCGACCATCCCCAACCACGCCGACCGCGTCCTGGCCGACCCCGCCTGGGTTGCGCTGACCACAACTCTCGCCCGCGCCGAAACCGTCGGCCGCAGCCCCCGCCAGCTCTTGGCGGAAGCCGCTGCCGAACGCGACCTCGACACCGCCGAGCATCCCGCTCAGGTCCTCATCTGGCGTATCACCACCCAACCGAGCAAGCGTGTGCAGGCAGCACGCAGGCGAAGCGCCGCCAGCGGCATATTCACCACGCCTTCCGCGTCACAGGCTCCCGTCATGACGGTGAATGCGAGGGCTGAGGAACGCCGACGACATCGATAGCGGCACATGTGCGCCCAACGACATCACGGGGGTGCCGTCCAGGCAGTTGATCTCTCTGATGGCGACGATGGCGGAAATGCCGTGGGGCATCCCCGCCATCGTTCGTTCATGCGGTCGAGCCTGCGACCCGGGTGAGGAAGTCGGTGTTTGCCTTCACGTCGTGCCCCAGGGACAGGACGTTCCGGGGAAGTTCGCCAAGGAGTTCGAGCAGAGGCTGAGTGTCGGGGAGGTCGGAGGGCAGGAGGCCGAAGACGTCGGGGTAGCGGTCTTCGGTACCGGCGGTGAAGAAGTCGGCGTCGCGAACGGTGCGCTCCTCGTCCAGGACGGTGGGTTCGGCTCCGGGGGTGATCTGGGGGAAGAGGATGCGGGCCGAGTGGCCTTCGGTAGCCAGGGTCAGGCCGAGCCAGGAGTGAAGCTGGTCGGGGAAGAACTGCGGCTTCAGCTCCTTGCCGGACTCCTTCCACAGGGGTGTGCGGCTGCCGGAGTGGAGGGCGTCGGTCACCTTCTGGTGCTGGGTGGGGTGGAGCTGTTCACCCCGTTGGACGCGTTCGCGGACCTGGTCGTACCAGCCGAGGGCATCGAGGAGGCCCAGGCCGATGGCGGCTGCCGACGGCCAGGGCAGGACCCGCAGTCGGTCGTCCTCGCGACGGATGAAGACGCGGTCGTTGGCCAGCAGCTGCCAGCCGGCACGGGCCAGGAGGAGGGCGGTGGTGGTCTTCCCTGCGCCCTTGTCGCCCAGGGTCAGCACGGTCTGCCCGTCGCGGACGACGGCGGAGGCGTGCAGGATCGACCAGCCGTCCGCCAGGAGCTGCCCGCGGACGACCTCGCGGGTGAGCCGTGCGGTGGCCAGGGCGACAGGAATGTCTTCACACCCGTAGATGCGCAGGGGCCCGCCGGGCTCGGCCCGGTAGACGAGCTTTTCGTCGGGCTGGGAAGCGGCCACGGTGCCGTCGTCGTCCTGGTCGAAGAGCATGTTCGAGTTCGCGTAGACGGTCTTCTCGTGGGGGTGGTCGGCCACGCGCTGGGCGATCTCGGTGACCCGGCCGGCGTTGACGTCGGTGATCAC is part of the Streptomyces roseifaciens genome and encodes:
- a CDS encoding DUF3631 domain-containing protein, with the translated sequence MGTEQVRSGTAVPDGGSGTGDCGRAGAEAAGDGAELLDELQAAIGRYVVLPSEEALTAVTLWVAASHIQPALQHAPRLAVVGPTKGCGKSRVLDVLHETVHQPMMTVNTSPAVVFRVIGKNPPTLLVDEADTIFGPKAGEKEDLRGLLNAGHQRNRPAWRISGPEHKPTAFPTFAMAALAGIGDLPDTIMDRAVVLRMQKRKPGERITPFRSRYSVPELHAVRDRLAAWLTPLREAAGRLVPKMPVEDRAADTWEPLVIVADLAGGHWPAKARAACLAMTRHEAVQDEQTTLKTRLLRDIHRIFEQEGNKEALRSQDLLAALLADAESPWPDYGTKGLTAFHLSALLKDFGIRPANHRFEQGRQAKAYVRNQFLDAWARYCPTPAQPAPAVGHEFAPVRPGQGKPPVPPTGSLPVGPPGGIAGPKPTR